In a genomic window of Deinococcus carri:
- a CDS encoding DUF4870 domain-containing protein: MSLPHATAPARDPDFIPEAERTPALVIHLSPLLGLVLPALGNVLGPLAAWLAFRDRAPVLDRQGKEALNFQLSVWLYSFLVGLLFFALFSLGLLGGAVGAAAGSGSLGAFAFFGSLAAFFAFFIPATIVLWAFPLVVMLLAVLRVNQGRAYRYPLSIRFVR, translated from the coding sequence ATGAGCCTCCCGCACGCCACGGCCCCCGCCCGCGACCCGGACTTCATCCCCGAAGCCGAGCGGACGCCCGCGCTGGTGATTCACCTCTCGCCGCTGCTGGGGCTGGTGCTGCCCGCCCTGGGCAACGTGCTGGGGCCGCTGGCCGCCTGGCTCGCCTTCCGCGACCGCGCCCCGGTGCTGGACCGCCAGGGCAAGGAGGCGCTGAACTTTCAGCTCAGCGTGTGGCTGTACTCGTTCCTGGTGGGGCTGCTGTTCTTCGCCCTCTTCAGCCTGGGCCTGCTCGGCGGGGCGGTGGGCGCAGCGGCGGGGTCGGGCAGCCTGGGAGCCTTCGCCTTTTTCGGCTCGCTGGCGGCCTTTTTCGCCTTCTTCATTCCCGCCACCATCGTGCTGTGGGCCTTTCCGCTGGTGGTGATGCTGCTGGCGGTGCTGCGGGTGAACCAGGGGCGGGCGTACCGGTATCCACTGAGTATCCGGTTCGTTCGGTAA